The nucleotide window GTGAGAAAAATGGTATTGTTCAAGCACAAAAAGAGCTTGTTGGCCATATCAATGGAAGTTCGAGTAATTTTAATAACGAGTATGATGGGAGGAGAATAATTCAAGCTTCTTTGTATCGCAAAAAggttcttcttgttcttgatGATATAAATGAAGAAAAACAGTTGAAGAATTTGGCCGAGGAACAAGATTGGTTTGGTTCTGGAAGCAGAATAATCATCACAACTAGAGACATGCATCTGCTAAAGATACATGATGCATATAAAATTTACAATGTTGAAGGGTTAGGGGAAAGTGAAGCCTTTGATCTCTTTGGTTTGAAAGCTTTTAAACAACGAAAGCCTGCAGAAGAGTATTTGGATTTGTCCAAACAGGCGGTCCAATATTGTGCTGGTCTTCCATTGGCACTTGAGGTATTGGGTTCCCACCTTTGTGGTAGACCCGTTAAAGATTGGCATAGTGCTCTTGAAAAATTAATGAGCTTTCCACATGTCGGCATTTTTGATACGTTGAAAATAAGTTATGATGGTTTAGATACCATGGACaaggatatttttttagatattgcTTATTTTTTCAAAGGACGTTCCAAAGATGgtgtaataaaaatattagaaaggTGTGGTTATCATGTTGAAATTGGCATTGCTACTTTGATCGATAGATCTCTACTCACTATGAATGAGAAAGGTAGGTTGGAGATGCATGATTTGGTTGAAGAAATGGGCAAACATATTGTAATTCAGGAATCTCCAAATGATCCTAGCAAGCGTAGCAGGTTGCGGGGTTACGAGGACATCAATCTTGTTCTTACTCAAAACAAGGTAAGTGGAATCTTTTTCACAATTATAAgactataaaattaaaatatgaatttgataATGCATCTATTATTCTATCAATTAAGTATAATTAAATGACTTCTCCTTGATTTGTTGGGTAGGGAACTGAAGCAACTCGTAGTATCGTTTTACGCGATCAGGATTTCTATCAAGAACAAGACATAATGCGCTGGAGAGATTTAACTTTTTCAGATATATGTCAGTTAAAGTTCCTCATTTTAGATGGCGTGGAAGCTCCAATTCTTAGCTATATTCCTTGTTCATTGAGAGTTTTGCGCTGGAGACGTTGTCCAATGGAAACTCTCCCCTTTATGGATCAAGGCTGTGAGCTAGTTGAAATTAATCTGTCTGATAGCTCCAGCATTGTACAAGTATGGCATGGAAAAAAGGTGAACCTTTTCGTGCAGAGCTCTATTAAATTTTACTGCATTGATTATTGTTTGCAAGGATAGTAATGGTGTGatatttctttgttttgttcAGTTTCTTGAAAAGCTGAAGTACTTATATCTGAAGTGCTTATATCGGCTGAAACAAATTCCAGATCTTTCTGAAGCTCCCAATCTTGAAATACTTGACGTTCAATGTTGTGATGAACTGAATGATTTTCCCTCGAATCTCACACGCCACAAGAGCCTTGttaaacttattttatatcGTTGCTCAAGTCTCGAAACTCTTGCGAGTAAATTGGAGATGAATTCCCTCAAGGAACTGGATCTTGGTTTCTGCACAAGTATGAGGAAACCTCCAGAATTTGGAGAATGCATGAAACATTTATCAGTTCTTTCTTTGTGGGGAACAGCCATAGAAGAACTACCCACAACGGTTGGCTGTTTAGTTGGCCTAAAGGAGTTGCGCTTACAGCATTGCCAAAGGCGTACTTGCCTTCCAGACAGCATTCAAAAGTTAAAATTTCTCACATTTTTTAATCTTTCTTACTGTCCAAATGTCTTTCAATCTTTGCATTCTCTATTTGGTCTGACCTCATTGGATACTCTGATATTATCGGGGTGTTTTGTCACATCTCAAGAGTCGTGGTCTTACAATCTTGGCAACTTAGTGTCTTTGACGGATTTGGATTTATCACATAACAATTTTGTAAGGGTTCCAATAAATATCCATAAGCTCCCCAGGCTTAGACATCTGAATCTAGACTACTGTCCTAGTCTGAAGGTCTTACCAGAACTTCCATCAAGTATAAGAGAGCTAAATGCACGAGATTGTGCATCACTGGATACATGGCATTCGAATGTGATATCAAAGGTGTGTTGTGGCTTTGCAGCATCAGCTAACCATGATTCTGATGGGCTCTTGCATATGTGGGTTGCACAGAATGAAGGGGACGAAATTCCATTGTGGTTTGTCCATCAAGAACAGGGTAATGGAGTATCAGTCACATTGCCACATAAT belongs to Arachis duranensis cultivar V14167 chromosome 8, aradu.V14167.gnm2.J7QH, whole genome shotgun sequence and includes:
- the LOC107463204 gene encoding disease resistance protein RPV1 — its product is MASTSSTSKRSCKYHVFLSFRGEDTRAGFTSHLYAALTRKGITTFIDDSNLRRGDVISDELLTAIEESMFAIVVLSPNYASSTWCLDELQKILECKHKLGQHVEAVFYGVEPSDVRHQKGTFGEAFWKHEYKFGQESDKVRRWRDALTQVAGYSGWTSKNQNEAILVENISQSIHKKLIPNLPSSMNKLVGIDSRVEQVISHIGIGLSDVRYIGICGMGGIGKTTIARIVYEAIQSEFEVSYFHASVRETCEKNGIVQAQKELVGHINGSSSNFNNEYDGRRIIQASLYRKKVLLVLDDINEEKQLKNLAEEQDWFGSGSRIIITTRDMHLLKIHDAYKIYNVEGLGESEAFDLFGLKAFKQRKPAEEYLDLSKQAVQYCAGLPLALEVLGSHLCGRPVKDWHSALEKLMSFPHVGIFDTLKISYDGLDTMDKDIFLDIAYFFKGRSKDGVIKILERCGYHVEIGIATLIDRSLLTMNEKGRLEMHDLVEEMGKHIVIQESPNDPSKRSRLRGYEDINLVLTQNKGTEATRSIVLRDQDFYQEQDIMRWRDLTFSDICQLKFLILDGVEAPILSYIPCSLRVLRWRRCPMETLPFMDQGCELVEINLSDSSSIVQVWHGKKFLEKLKYLYLKCLYRLKQIPDLSEAPNLEILDVQCCDELNDFPSNLTRHKSLVKLILYRCSSLETLASKLEMNSLKELDLGFCTSMRKPPEFGECMKHLSVLSLWGTAIEELPTTVGCLVGLKELRLQHCQRRTCLPDSIQKLKFLTFFNLSYCPNVFQSLHSLFGLTSLDTLILSGCFVTSQESWSYNLGNLVSLTDLDLSHNNFVRVPINIHKLPRLRHLNLDYCPSLKVLPELPSSIRELNARDCASLDTWHSNVISKVCCGFAASANHDSDGLLHMWVAQNEGDEIPLWFVHQEQGNGVSVTLPHNETMALALCFRLCPRRSSRNYVVNLPVICNGKEFIKKHLTVLRETKNSQHFILCSSSDYFVDQFCRDYRFELVFPSNVEMKAHSSGARWVCKQDIQDLKNSGTETSKRKATFDLNMNITPPSSPCRKKMFMVTPSSVSPLEEEEEE